One Streptomyces sp. B21-105 genomic region harbors:
- a CDS encoding NUDIX domain-containing protein: MQTHRSNGRKPAVLIAVGEPLTRRFLRLTGQKSTNPPASPGGGVEGDETREEAALRELVEETGITEVDLGPVLWRRMCSFPFAGRRWDQDEWYYLARTTVTATRATALTELERRSVAGARWWTCQELAQAHETVYPTRLAELLRRLLDDGPPAGPVTLDAEIV; this comes from the coding sequence ATTCAGACACATCGCAGCAACGGCCGAAAACCCGCCGTACTCATAGCTGTCGGTGAACCACTCACGCGTCGGTTCCTGCGACTCACCGGCCAGAAATCAACGAACCCGCCTGCTTCGCCCGGCGGCGGCGTCGAGGGCGACGAGACCCGTGAAGAGGCCGCTCTGCGGGAACTCGTCGAGGAGACCGGCATCACCGAGGTCGACCTCGGTCCGGTGCTGTGGCGGCGGATGTGCTCCTTCCCCTTCGCGGGCCGCCGCTGGGACCAGGACGAGTGGTACTACCTCGCCCGGACGACGGTCACGGCGACCCGGGCGACGGCCCTGACCGAGCTGGAACGGCGCAGTGTCGCCGGAGCTCGATGGTGGACGTGTCAGGAACTGGCCCAGGCACATGAGACGGTGTATCCGACCAGACTCGCCGAGCTGCTGCGCAGGCTGCTCGACGACGGTCCTCCGGCCGGACCGGTGACCCTTGACGCGGAAATCGTCTAG